In a genomic window of Arthrobacter woluwensis:
- the aroA gene encoding 3-phosphoshikimate 1-carboxyvinyltransferase: MPQQAPVVQPWAAPLATGPVDATVSVPGSKSLTNRYLVLAALADGPSRLRAPLHSRDSALMIAALRSLGATVEEVPGDGSFGPDLVITPIPQDAPASAVSVDCGLAGTVMRFVPPLAALRRGDTHFDGDPHARQRPMGAIIQALAALGITLTSDDGGAPASLPFTVRGEGSVPGGHVIIDASGSSQFVSALLLVGARFDDGLHIEHAGKPVPSLDHIRMTVEVLRSLGVTVDDSVPDHWFVSPGPISAFDVRIEQDLSNAGPFLAAALVTGGTVRVPHWPSPTTQVGDLWRDILTRMGATVTLDGSTLVVQGGSRILGGDFADTSELAPTVAALCALADSPSRLSGIAHLRGHETNRLEALVTEIRRMGGDAEETADGLIIRPVPLHGAVLDSYADHRMATAGAIWGLAVPGTFVEDIATTAKTMPDFPALWTAMLDGRAGDTEQISPAGTQAGS, encoded by the coding sequence GTGCCGCAGCAAGCCCCTGTCGTCCAGCCCTGGGCGGCGCCCCTGGCCACCGGTCCGGTCGACGCGACCGTCTCGGTGCCGGGTTCCAAATCCCTGACCAACCGCTACCTCGTGCTCGCCGCACTCGCGGACGGCCCCTCCCGGCTCCGCGCGCCTCTGCATTCCCGCGACTCGGCGCTGATGATCGCGGCCCTGCGCAGCCTGGGCGCCACCGTGGAGGAGGTCCCCGGGGACGGGTCCTTCGGTCCGGATCTGGTCATCACCCCGATCCCCCAGGACGCCCCGGCCTCCGCCGTGAGCGTGGACTGCGGGCTCGCCGGGACAGTCATGCGGTTCGTCCCCCCGCTGGCGGCCCTGCGCAGGGGTGACACCCACTTCGACGGTGACCCCCACGCCCGTCAGCGCCCCATGGGCGCGATCATCCAGGCACTCGCGGCGCTCGGCATCACCCTGACGTCCGACGACGGCGGCGCCCCGGCGTCGCTCCCCTTCACCGTGCGCGGCGAAGGCTCCGTCCCCGGCGGCCACGTGATCATCGACGCGAGCGGGAGCAGCCAGTTCGTCTCGGCCCTCCTCCTGGTCGGCGCCCGCTTCGACGATGGCCTCCACATCGAGCACGCCGGCAAGCCCGTGCCCAGCCTGGACCACATCCGGATGACCGTCGAAGTCCTCCGGTCCCTGGGTGTCACGGTGGACGACTCCGTGCCGGACCACTGGTTCGTCTCCCCCGGCCCCATCAGCGCCTTCGACGTCCGGATCGAGCAGGACCTCAGCAACGCCGGTCCGTTCCTCGCAGCGGCGCTCGTCACGGGCGGCACCGTCCGCGTGCCGCATTGGCCCAGCCCCACCACGCAGGTGGGCGACCTCTGGCGAGACATCCTCACCCGGATGGGCGCGACCGTGACCCTGGACGGCTCCACCCTCGTGGTGCAGGGCGGGTCCCGGATCCTGGGCGGCGACTTCGCCGACACGAGCGAACTGGCTCCGACGGTCGCAGCGCTGTGCGCCCTGGCCGACTCGCCGTCGCGCCTGAGCGGCATCGCTCATCTGCGCGGTCACGAGACCAACCGGCTCGAGGCCCTCGTCACCGAGATCCGCCGGATGGGTGGCGACGCGGAGGAGACCGCCGACGGCCTGATCATCCGGCCCGTCCCTCTGCACGGCGCCGTCCTGGACAGTTATGCAGACCATCGCATGGCCACCGCGGGCGCCATCTGGGGTCTGGCCGTGCCGGGGACGTTCGTGGAGGACATCGCCACCACCGCCAAGACCATGCCCGATTTCCCCGCACTCTGGACGGCCATGCTGGACGGACGCGCAGGGGACACGGAGCAGATCTCGCCCGCCGGCACTCAGGCTGGCTCCTGA